The Desulfuromonas thiophila genome contains the following window.
CCTTGATCTGAGGGTGCCTCGAACCATGGCGCACGAGGCGGTGATCGTCGGCGGGCGGCTGCAGGACGCTGTTTATGGCGACTTCCAGGCCGAGATGGACCTGTTTAACCGAGCTTTCTGTGAGGTGATGATGGCGGGCGATGCTTCTGGCCGGATTTTCACCTTTCCCATTCCCACCTACAACATCACCGCCGATCTTGACTGGGACAGCGAGCGGTTGCGGGCCGTGTGGGAGATGACGGCCAAATATGGCACGCCCTATTTCAGTAACTTCATCAATTCCGACATGGATCCCGAGGATGCCCGTTCCATGTGCTGCCGCCTGCGGCTTGACAACCGCGAGTTGCGCCGTCGTGGTGGGGGGTTGTTCGGCTCCAACCCGCTGACCGGTTCTGTTGGTGTGGTCACCCTCAATCTGCCGCGGGCCGCCTATCTGGCCGGCAGTCGCGAGGCGTTCTGGCAGCGTCTTGCCGAGCTGATGCAACTGGCCAGCGATTCGCTGGAAATCAAACGCAAGCAGCTGGAGCGGTTCACTGAGGAGGGGCTTTATCCCTACAGTCGTCACTACCTGGCCGATATCCGTCAGCAGCGCGGTCGTTACTGGGACAACCACTTCTCCACCATTGGCCTGATCGGTATGCACGAGGCCGCGCTCAATCTGCTGGGTTGCGGTATTGACAGCCCGGCAGGTCGTGAACTGGCGCAACAGACACTGGAATTCATGCGTCAGCGGCTGGAGGCTTTTCAGGAACAGACCGGTCACCTCTACAACCTGGAAGCAACCCCGGCCGAAGGTACCAGCTTCCGTCTGGCGCGGGGGGATCGCGACCAGTTTCCGGACATTCGCACCTCCGGGACCAGTGAGCCCTATTACACCAACTCCACTCAGCTGCCGGTGGGTGTGACGGATGACATCTTTCAGGCGCTGCAGCATCAGGATGGACTGCAGACCCGCTATACCGGCGGTACCGTGTTCCACGGCTTTCTTGGTGAACGACTGGAGGACTGGCGCAGCGCGCGATTGCTGGTGCGCCGTATTGCTGAAAACTTTCATTTGCCATATTTTACCATCAGTCCGACCTTTACCATCTGCCCGGTGCATGGCTACATCGCCGGCGAACATTTTACCTGCCCGCATGGCGCCGCCGAACAGGCGGCCTGATCCGGCCGGACAAAACCAACAAGGAGTTGAGCGATGAGCGACAAATGCCAGCAGAAAACCGAGGTCTATTCCCGCGTGTGCGGCTTTTTCCGGCCGGTACAGCAGTGGAATCGTGGCAAACAGGAGGAATTTCAGCAGCGGCGTGAATACCGGCTCGACAGCGAGCGCGGCCAGCGCTGAGACGTTCCATGGCCATCAAGGGTTTCCAGGGCACCAGTCTGCTTGACTATCCCGGCCGGATTGCGTCACTGGTGTTTTTCGCCGGCTGCAACCTGCGCTGTCCCTACTGCCACAATCCCGGCCTGGTCGAGACACCAGAGCAGTATCCCGATATAGCACTCGACGAGGTTGTGGCGCTGGTAGCCCAGCGGCGTGGTTTCATTGACGGAGTGGTCATTTCAGGCGGTGAGCCAACGCTTGATCCATTGCTGGTGGAACTGGCGACCGAGCTCAAGGGGCTGGGTTTGCAGGTCAAGCTGGATACCAATGGGTTGGCGCCGGCGGTCTTGGAGCGGTTGCTGGATCAGGGGTTGCTCGACGCGGTGGCGGTCGATCTCAAGACGGCGCCGGAGCGCTACCCGGAGCTTGGCGCCGGGCCGACAGCGGCCTTGGCTCTCAAGCAGACCCTGGCGTTGTTGCAACAGGCTCCGGTCGCGCTGGAATACCGCACCACCTGTATGCCGGCCCTGGTTGGGGCTGCCGACATTGCGGCCCTGGGACCGCTGGTGCAGGGTTGTCCGCTCTGGGTTCTGCAGCAGTTTGTTGCCGAACATGCCCTGAGTCCGGCGGCGCGCAGCTCTGTGCCGTACTTGCCGGAACAGATGCAGGAGTTGGCGGTACAGGCGGCGGCCTATGCCTGCCAGGTGCAGGTGCGCGGCCTGTAATTTGGCCAATGGCCCGTTCGGGCGGGAGAGAAGAATGGAAACCCGGCAGCTGATCAGGCTGCCGGGTTTTTTGTGTCGACCTCTTGGTCGGCGGAATTGAATCCGCTGGCGCGGTTGTGGTAGCCTTGGGCGCTTTATCAGCGTGCGCCGCTTGTGACCGACGCCGGATTCTGGAGGAATGTAAATTATGAAGATCACCACTACTGATGTTGCTGCTGTGGCCCGTTTGGCGCGGCTGGAGTTCGATAGCGGGGAGCTGGAAACCCTGCGGGACCAGCTTGAGCGTATTCTCGATCATGTTGAACAGCTTAATGCTCTGGACACCGGGGTCGTCGAGCCCATGGCTCATGCCCTGCAGATGGAAAATGCCTTTCGGCCGGATGCGGTGACGCCATCGCTGTCGCTAGAGCAGGCCCTGGCCAATGCTCCCCAGGCGCTGGAGGGCTGCTTCGGTGTGCCCAAGGTTATTGAATAACAGCAGGAATCACAGACGTGCAGGGGTTTACAGCCCCAGGAGAGAGCCCCAATGGATTTGACCCACCTGACCATCACGGAGATGCAACAGCAGCTTGACAGCGGCGCGCTGCGCTCTGTCGATTTGACCCAGGCTTTTCTTGACCGCATCGAACAGACCGATGCGCGGATCAATGCGTTTATCACGCGCTGCCCGCAGCAGGCTTTGCAGGCCGCCGAACGGGCCGATGCGGCCCGTGCTGCCGGTCCGGTTGCGCCTCTGTGCGGCATTCCGCTGGCGCTGAAGGATGTGCTGGTGACTGAGGGGGTCCGCACCACCTGCGCCTCCAAGATTCTGGGCGATTTCGTGCCACCTTACGACGCCACGGTGGTGCGCCGGCTCAAGGCGCAGGGCGCGGTGATTCTTGGCAAGCTCAACATGGACGAGTTTGCCATGGGCAGTTCCAGCGAGAACAGTGCCTTTGGGCCGGTGCGCAATCCCTGGAATACCGACTGTGTGCCGGGTGGCTCATCTGGTGGCAGCGCTGCCTGTGTCGCGGCCCGCCAGGCGCCGGCCAGCCTGGGCACCGATACCGGCGGCTCCATCCGGCAGCCGGCGTCCCATTGTGGCGTTGTCGGTCTCAAGCCGACCTATGGCCGGGTATCGCGTTATGGCATGATTGCCTTTGCCTCATCCCTCGACCAGATCGGGCCGTTGACCCGCAGCGTGCGTGATAGCGCCCTGCTGCTGGGTGCCATTGCCGGGCATGATCCGGCCGATTCCACCAGTGCCCGGGTCGAGGTGCCCGATTATCTGGCAACGCTGGCGCAGGGTGTGGCCGGTCTACGTATTGGTCTGCCGCGTGAATACTTTATCGAGGGACTTGATCCCCAGGTGCGGGCCGCCCTGGAGGCCGCGCTGGCCACCTACCGCGAACTGGGCGCCGAACTGGTCGAGATTAGCCTGCCGCATACCGAATACGCCGTGGCCTGCTACTATCTGGTGGCCACCGCCGAGGCATCCAGCAACCTGGCCCGCTTTGATGGCGTGCGCTATGGCGCGCGGGTCGATGCCGGCAAGGGGCTGGCGGCGCTGTACAGTGCCACCCGCAGTCAGGGCTTTGGTGACGAGGTCAAGCGACGCATCATGCTGGGCACCTATGCGCTGTCGAGTGGTTATTACGATGCCTATTATCTCAAGGCCCAGAAGGTACGCACCCTGATCCGGCAGGATTTCGAACGCGCTTTCGCCGAGGTGGATTGCATTCTGACGCCGGTGGCGCCGACGCCGGCCTTCGCTCTGGGCGAAAAGGCTCAGGATCCGTTGACCATGTATTTGTCGGACATCTTCACCCTGTCGGCCAATCTGGCGGGCATCTGTGGTCTGAGCCTGCCTTGCGGGCTCTCCGCTGCCGGGTTGCCCATCGGGTTGCAACTGCTCGGCCGGCCCTTCGGCGAGGCCACGTTGCTGCGCTGCGGTCAGGCCTTTGAGCAGGCCACGGCCTGGCATCAGCGCCTGGCACCGCTGTAGCCGCTGTTTTCCTCTTTCAGCCGCCCTGTGGGGCACTGAACTGAAAAGGTTGAAACGACAATGAGATCAGGTTACGAAATCGTTATCGGGCTGGAGGTGCATGTCCAGCTGACCACCCAGTCGAAAATCTTCTGCGGCTGCTCGACCCGCTTTGGCAATGCCCCCAACAGTCAGACCTGTCCGGTCTGCCTGGGGCTGCCGGGTGCCCTGCCGGTGCTTAACCAGCAGGTGGTCGAATATGCCATTCGTGCCGGTCTGGCCACCAACTGCCGTATTGCCGGCCGCAGTGTCTTTGCCCGCAAGAACTATTTTTATCCCGACCTGCCCAAAGGTTACCAGATCTCACAGTTTGAGCTGCCCATCTGCGAAGGCGGTTATCTGGATATTGAAACCAGCGAGCGCGGTCCGCGTCGTATCGGTATCACCCGCATTCACATGGAGGAGGATGCCGGCAAGCTGCTGCACAGCGAGGCGCCGGGCGTCGGCAGCCTGGTCGATCTCAATCGTGCCTGTACGCCGCTGCTCGAGGTCGTGTCGGAACCGGACATGCGCAGCAGTGACGAGGCCATCGCTTATCTGAAAAAGCTGCGCCAGATCGTCATGTACCTGGGAGTGTGTGACGGCAACCTGGAGGAGGGTTCTTTTCGCTGCGATGCCAACGTGTCGGTGCGGCCCGTTGGGCAGCAGGAATACGGCACCCGCGCTGAATTGAAGAACATCAACTCATTCCGCTTTATCAAGGAGGCCATCGAATACGAGGTCGACCGCCAGATTGAACTGATTGAGGATGGTGGCAAGGTGGTGCAGGAAACCCGCCTGTTCGACAGCGCCAGCGGCACCACCCGCAGCATGCGCGGCAAGGAGGAAGCACACGATTACCGCTATTTCCCCGATCCTGATTTGCTGCCGTTGCTGATCGATGCCGACTGGGTCGAGCGGGCACGGGCGGCCCTGCCGGAATTGCCCGATGTTCGCCGTCAGCGCTTTGTCGAGCAGTTCGGTCTGCCTGATTACGATGCCGAGGTGCTCACGGCCGATAAGGCTCTGGCCGATTATTTCGAGGACTGCGCCGCCCGGCATGGCGATGCCAAGCTGTGTTCCAACTGGGTGATGGGCGAAATCCAGCGCCTGCTCAACGATTCGGGTCTGGGCATTTTGCAGGTGCCAGTTTCCGCTGAACGGCTGTGCGGGCTGCTGAACCGCATCAGCGACGGAACCATCTCGGGCAAGATCGCCAAGACGGTCTTTGAGCAGATGTGGCAGAGCGGTGATGAGGCCGATGTCATTATTGAGGCCCAGGGCCTCAAGCAGGTCTCCGACAGCGGTGCCATCGAGCAACTGGTGGACGAGGTGATTGCCGCCAATCCGGCTCAGGCCCAGGAATTTCGCGACGGTAAGGACAAATTGCTGGGCTTCTTTGTTGGCCAGATCATGAAGGCCAGCAAGGGCAAGGCCAATCCGGCCATGGTGAATGAACTGCTGTGCCGTAAGCTGCGCGGTGAGACAGCCTGAGGAGAACGGCGCAATGGCGATAAAACCGATCCTGTTTGAAGACGGCATCTGCCGCATGATTGATCAGCGGCTGTTGCCGGCTGAGGAACTTTGGCGCGACTATCGCGACGATGGTGCCATTGCCGAGGCGATTCGCACCATGGTGGTGCGCGGCGCGCCGGCCATTGGCATCGCGGCGGCCTATGGTGCGGCTTTTGCCGCCGCTGCTCTGGCGTCACAGTCTCTGCCTGTCGCCGAGCGGTTGCACCAGTTTCGCCAACGCTGCCAGCACCTGGCCGCCACCCGGCCGACGGCGGTCAATCTGTTCTGGGCGTTGGCACGCATGGAGCGGCTGGCCGAGGCCACCAGCGCCCTGGCGCCACTGGACTGGGCGGCCGGGTTGCGCCAGGAAGCCTGCCGCATTGACGCCGAGGATGAGCTGATCAATCGTGCCATGGGGCGGCATGGCCAGGCGTTGCTGTCGCAGCAGGGTACGGTGCTGACCCATTGCAATGCCGGCGCCTTGGCTACCGGTGGCTATGGCACCGCGCTGGGGGTGATTCGCGCAGCGATCGAGGCCGGCAAGCAGATTGATGTGGTGGCCGATGAGACACGACCGTTCTGGCAGGGGGCACGCCTGACCGCCTGGGAATTGCAGCGTGACGGCATTGATGTGACGCTGATCTGCGACAATATGGCTGGTTATCTGATGCAGCAGGGCCGCATTGACGCGGTAATTGTCGGGGCCGACCGCATCAGCGCCAATGGCGATGTCGCCAACAAGATCGGCACCTACAGCGTGGCTGTGCTGGCCCAGGCCCATGGCATTCCTTTCTATGTTGCTGCGCCCCGTTCGACCATTGATCTGAGTCTGGCTGACGGCAGCGCCATTCCCATTGAGGAGCGTGATCCTCGCGAAGTGACGCACTGTGGCAACCAGCAGTTGGCGCCGGCCGGGGTGGCGGTGTACAACCCGGCCTTTGATGTCACGCCGGCGCGGCTGGTCAGTGCCATTATAACTGAGGTGGGGGTTGCCCGCGCAGACTATCGGACACAGTTGGCGGAGCTGATGGCACGTCCGCCGTTGTGCGGTCATGTCTGAGCAATTGTTGGCTCAACTGCTGACCCTGCCGCCCGCCGAACAGCTCGCGGCCTGGGAGGCGCTGGCCTGCGCCTGGGGCTTTGCCGATGCGCGGAAAAGCGCTATCAATCTGGCTGACCTGGCGGAAAAGTTGCCCGATCCGGTTTTGCTGGCTGCTGTGGCGCGCCAGGCCCTGGGCAGCGCTGATCCCGACATGGCGCTTAACCATCTGGAGCGTTGCAGCCAGCAGCAGAACGCAGCCCTGCTGCGCCAGTGCCTGCAGCAGGAGCATCCGCGCGCGGTGCTGCTGACCCTGCTGGGAGCCTCGTCATTTCTCACCGGTACCCTGTGTCGCTTCCCGGCCCTGTTTGGTGAACTCTTTGTCGAAGGAGAGATTGATCAGGCCAAGGACAGCACCCTGATGCGGACGCAGATCGAGCAGCGTCTCGACTCTGCCTGTGATCTGGCCGGCCTGCAGCGGGTGCTGCGGCAGTATAAGCAGCGTGAGATCCTGCGCATTGCCGCTCGCGATCTCAGTGGGCTGGCGTCGCTGCAGGAGGTGACGGCGGAGCTTTCCAATCTGGCGGCTGCCAGCCTGCAGGTTGCCTGCAGTCAGTGCGAACGGTTGTTGCAGCTGGAATACGGCGTACCGCAGGTGGCTGCCGGTGAGCCACTGGAACCGGCTTTTACCGTGCTGGCCATGGGTAAATTTGGTGGCTGGGAACTCAATTTTTCTTCTGATATCGATTTAATCTATTTCTATGCCACCGCTCAGGGACGCACCAGCGGCATTGACGGCCGTGGAGACAGCCGCATTGAACTGCACAGCTACTACGTCAAGTTGGCCGAACGGGTGACCCATGCTCTGGCGCAGGTGACCGAGGATGGTTTTGTCTTCCGGGTCGATCTGAATCTGCGGCCCGAGGGTCGCAGTGGCGAGCTGGCCTGCTCGCTGGCGGCAGCAGAGAGCTATTACGAAAGCTGGGGGCAGAACTGGGAACGCTGTGCGTTGATGAAGGCCCGGCCGGTTGCTGGCGACATCGCTTTGGGTCAGCGTTTGCTCAAGTCGCTGGAACCCTTTATTTATCGGCGCTATCTCGATTACGGCATGGTCGAGGATCTGCGGCAGATGAAGCTCAAGATCGATAACAGTCTGACGCGGGAGAAGGAAAGCGAAAACAATCTGAAGCTGGGTCGGGGCGGTATCCGCGAGATCGAGTTCTTTGTTCAGGCGCTGCAGCTGATCTATGCCGGCAAAAATCCGCATGTGCGGGAACGCAGCAGTCTCAAGGCTCTGGAATGTTTGCTTCAGGAGGGCTTTCTCAGCCCGGCTGATGCCGCTACGTTGCATGATGCCTATGTGTTTCTGCGCACCGTCGAGCATCGCATCCAGGTGCTGCAACAGCAGCAGACCCACAATCTGCCCAACCGACCCCAGGAACGGGCGCATCTGGCACGGCGGTGCGGTTTTGATAGCTGTACAGACTTTGAACAGAGGCTGGAGCACCACCGTCAGGCGGTGATGCAGCTGTATCGTGGGTTGTTTTTTGCCGGTGAGGAGCAGCCCGAACAGGAATTTTCGCCCGAGGTGCGGTTGCTGCTTGATCCTGAAGCGGATGCCGATTTGCTCAAGGATGTTCTCGAAGCCAACGGTTTCCGCCAGGTCGACGCTGCCTGGGAGACCCTGGCACGCCTGCGGGATGGCAAGATGGGCCCACCCATGACCCGGCGGGCCCGCCGTGCTTACGAACAGATTCTGCCGCTGCTGGTGCAGGAACTGCTCGCCTCGCCGCAGCCTGATCTGGCGTTGCGCCATCTGGAAAATTTTTTGCTGGGCCTGCGGGCGCCAGCGACGTTTTATGGTTTGCTGGCAGAGCATCCCAAAACCGTCGCCTTGCTGATCAGCTTGTTTGCTACCAGTACCTTCCTGTCGCGTTTCTTTACCCTTCATCCCGATTTGATTGATTGTTTGGTGTCCAGCAGTCATGCCCAGACCTATAAATCGATTGAAGAGCAGCGTGCCGAACTCAGTCAGCGGCTGGCGGCTTATGAGGACAATTACGAGATGCAGCTGGATGTACTGCGGCGCTTTCGTAATGAAGAGTTTCTTCGAATCGCCTTCAATGATTTGCAGGACAGTGCCGCCCTGGCCAGCAGTACCCAGCAACTCAGCACCCTGGCACAGGTATGCCTGGAGCAGGCCGTGCGACTGGCGCAGGATGAGATGCTGCCCCGTTTCGGTTTGCCCGGCAGTCTGACGACACAAGGCGTTTGGCAGCAGGCGGAGTTTGCTGTGCTGGGACTGGGCAAGCTTGGCGGGATGGAACTGAACTACCATTCCGATTTGGATATCATCTTTATTTACGATGGGCCGGGTCAGACTCGGCCGGCGGCCCAGACTGACCCGGCGCGCTTCCGCGCGCTGAGCAATCAGGAATATTTTTCCCGTCTGGGCCAGCGCATCATTTCCGTGCTGACATTGGTGACACGGGAAGGGCGGGTCTACGAGATCGATACACGGCTACGGCCGTCGGGCAACCAGGGACCTTTGGTGACCAGTTTGCCCGCTTATGAGGACTATCACCAGCATCAGGCCCAGTTGTGGGAGCGCCAGGCCTTGACCAAGGCGCGGGTGGTGGTGGCGTCTGCCGCCATGCGGCGCCGCATCGACGCCGTCAATGCCCGTATGACCTGGGAAAAGCCCCTGCCGGTCGAGCTGGCGCAGGAGATCTGTCGCTTACGCGACCGGATGGAAAAGGAAATTGCCCGCGAGGATAGTGGTCGTTTCAATATCAAGACCGGTCGTGGTGGGCTGGTGGATGTTGAGTTTATTACCCAGTATCTGCAGCTGTTGCATGGTCAGGCTCACCCGTCAGTTCGCAGCCCCAATACCCTCGAAGCCCTGGAGGCGTTGCGACAGGCAGGTGTACTGGCGGGCTGCGCTGCCGATAGCCTGATGCAGGGGTATCGTTTTTTGCGGCGGTTGGAAAATAAACTGCGTCTGTTACACGATCAGTCGATCAGCGAGATCAGCCCGGAACCCCTGCAGCTACGCAAGCTGGCCCGCCTGCTGGGTTATGAAGGCACCCTGGGACCACCAGAGGAGCAGTTTCTCGAAGCGTATCGGACGACTACCGAGGGGCTGCGGTCCCTGTTTGAACGTTATCTGTGTCCGGCTGCGACGGAGGAGGGAGAGTTGCAATGTTGAGTCTGCGATTGTTATTTCTACTGGCTGCTGCTGTGTCACTGAGCGCCTGTGGCTGTCTCGATATCCCCTGTCTGTGATGGTGCTGGCCATAGCTTGCGATCGAGCAGGTGGCGCGGCTGGACATTGGCCAAGGCATTGAGCAGGCTGTTGCGTACCTGCGGGATGTCCTGCTCCAGCTGGTCGAGCAGGGTTTTCATGGCCTGGCGTTTCTGATCGATCAGCGCTTCTTGGGGGCAGTTACAGCTTTGGGTTACGAGGCCGCTGCTGCTGATCCAGCGCTGAATCAGTGCTTCAGGGACATAGATCAGCGGCCGGATTACGCGATGGCGGCCGTTGTCGGCTAGCAGGCTGGCGCTCATGGCACTGAGGCTGCCGCTGTAGAACTGGTTGAGCAGCAGGGTTTCGAGGGCATCGTCCCGATGATGGCCCAGGGCCAGGACATTGCAGCCCAGCGTGTCGGCGGCACCGTATAGGGCGCCGCGGCGCAGGCGGGCACAGAAGGCGCAACAGGCACTGCCTGGGCGTAGATGTTCACGGATGACGTTTGCATGCTCTGTCGCGATAATGTGCAACGGCAGGTTGTAACGTTGTTCGACACTTTGCCGCAACGCCGCGTGATCGAATCCGCCGAAGCCCGGATCAACAATGGCCGGCTGCAGCTGGTAGCAAATGGGCGCCTTTTTCTGCAACTGCACCAGCACCTCAAGCAGGGTCCAGGAATCCTTGCCCCCGGAGAGGGCGACCAGAACGCGGTCATCGGGGCGCAGCAGCGCGAAATCGCCGATGGCCTTGCCGGCCAGCCGTTGGATGGCGGACAGTGCTTGCGCTGTTTTGTTATGCATGGCTGTTTGATCCTGTGTTGTGGCAGAGGGAGAGATTGCTTTCATAGAAAAAGCCCGGTCCTGCGACCGGGCTTTTTGTGGTTCCTGCTTCAGGCTGCCGCTTATTGCGGGTTGCCTGATGGATAGGTGGTGGGCTTGGATTTCTTGTCGAGACTGATGATCTCCTGCCACTCCCGCCACAGAACCGCACCGGACATGGTACCGAAGGGCTTGTACCACAGCTGTACCGTTACGTCCATTTCACGTTCGGCAGCAACCTGAGCAGTTTTACCGTCGTCGGTTTCAATTTCTTCAACCGGGAAGAAGATGTCAAAGCGTTCTTCGACCTTCTTGCCCGGATGCAGACCGGTGTCTTCCAGAATAGAGCTCTTCTCATAGGGGCCACGGCCCATGTTGTTCCCGCGGGCCATCAGGCGCGGGGTCGGCATGTAAATAACTTCTTCCTCAAACAGTTCATCATCTTCTTCAGTGGTCGCTTTTACCGACAGAACCAGTCGGTTGGGGGTCGGTCAGCCATCGGGGATGCCGTGGCCGGAACGGTTCACCATTTCGACATTTACCACAGCCTTGGGACGCAGGGTACTGCCGTCAAGCCATTGAGAGGCATAGGCATGGACCTTGAAATCCAGCGCCATATCGATCATGGTCGGATCGCTGTAGCTGAGAATCTTGTGGCCCAGGCCACTCTTGTGCATATGGCATTCTTGGCAGGACTCCTGGCCGCCATCGGCACGGTAGGCCCACATATAGCTGCCATAGGCGGTGGCACACTGGGTCGGATTCTCAAGCTCCAGATTCGGACCCATGCCATGGCATTGTCCGCAGAAGATCGACTCGTCCATGATGAGGCTGCGCTTCATTTTTGTGAATTTTTCATCGTCATGAGCGCCGTCATTGAGACCGTAGACGACATTATGCTGTGGATAGCCATCGGTCCATTTGTGGGTGATCGCCATGCGGTTGTGGCACACCAGGCAGTTGATGTTCAGGCTGGTCAGGGTTTTTTCGTGCTTATCACGCGTCGCAAGCGCTTTTTTATTTTCTGGGTCCTTGACGGCTGCGACCGCTGCGTCATACCACTCCAGCAGAGTTTCTGCCAATTCCACGGCAACCTTGTCCTCGGCATCGGCCAACTGTGGCAGGTGGCACTTCATGCAGCCCATCCAGTGCTCAACCTTGATATCCTTGGTTTTCTCGACCCCTGAGTATTCCCAGGACATGAAGCCGTTTTTCATGGCGGTAATCATGGTGGCGGCAGCACGACCCGTACCATAAATGGAGCGGGCGTGAGGCGAGGCTGCCCAGTCGTTATGTGCGTCTTCGTGGCAGTCGATACAGCCAGTTGAATCATACATGTCAATCAGCTGCTGCAGGGATTTGGCCTTGCCCTTTTTGCCAACGATGGTGCCGTCGCGTCCGACGCCGGCCCCCAAGGCAAAGGCCAGCGACGCCGTCAGGCATAGCGCCGTGGTGGTAATCCCGATCCATGTCAGTTTTTTCATCGTGCCTCCCTATCAGTTTGCGTGAAAAGAAGCCCCTGCCGTGGTGACAGGGGCTTCTCATCTGGAGCGCCCTTGAGGGCGTTGGCCCGGATCAGCAGCCGGTCAGCGCATCCATGCCAGCCTTGGGAGCCTTGCCTTTTTTCACCTTCAGGGTCACGCTATCGCCTTCGCTGATTTTTTTTGCATCTTTTTTGTCAACCTGAACCGTTACCAGGTCGCCGTCAACAGCGGTTACCTTGCCGTCAGCTGCCAGAGCTGCAGTGCTCAGGCCGCCAAGGAATGCTGCCGCTGCCATCAGGACGATCAGTTTTTTTGCCATGTTCTTTCTCCTTTGTTAGGGTGGTGGGGATAATCCGCCTTGTTAGGCCAGAACGAACTTTTGTTCTAGAACCAGGCTTCCATCGTCAGGTAGACCTGATCCATTTTGTCGATCGGGGCGAAGAACTGGGCGTTGAGCGGGTCGCTGAGTTTGTCGATGTCCACCGGGGCACCCAGCCAGTTGCCACTGCCGGTATACTCAAACTCGTAATGCTGATAACCCAGGCGCATGAATGCCATGGCCTTGTCGCTCAACAGATTGCCAACAGGTAGATCCCAGATCAGGTAGACCTCGCCGACGTGACCGCGGGTGGCCAGTTTGGCCTGGGTCATGTCATCGTGAGCCGGGGTCATCGAAATCCAGTTTTTGGTACCGTAGTTGTACTCAAGACCGAATTTCAAGCCCAGATCGTCCAGATCATAGCGGACGCCGCCATAAATGCAATAGCCGTCCTTGCTGCCTGGGTTTTCCCACCAGGAGCCTAACAAAGTGGACCCCATCTCGTCAACACCATCCGGATCGGTACGGCTCCAGCCGCCGGCAAGGAAATAATTGA
Protein-coding sequences here:
- the glnE gene encoding bifunctional [glutamate--ammonia ligase]-adenylyl-L-tyrosine phosphorylase/[glutamate--ammonia-ligase] adenylyltransferase, yielding MSEQLLAQLLTLPPAEQLAAWEALACAWGFADARKSAINLADLAEKLPDPVLLAAVARQALGSADPDMALNHLERCSQQQNAALLRQCLQQEHPRAVLLTLLGASSFLTGTLCRFPALFGELFVEGEIDQAKDSTLMRTQIEQRLDSACDLAGLQRVLRQYKQREILRIAARDLSGLASLQEVTAELSNLAAASLQVACSQCERLLQLEYGVPQVAAGEPLEPAFTVLAMGKFGGWELNFSSDIDLIYFYATAQGRTSGIDGRGDSRIELHSYYVKLAERVTHALAQVTEDGFVFRVDLNLRPEGRSGELACSLAAAESYYESWGQNWERCALMKARPVAGDIALGQRLLKSLEPFIYRRYLDYGMVEDLRQMKLKIDNSLTREKESENNLKLGRGGIREIEFFVQALQLIYAGKNPHVRERSSLKALECLLQEGFLSPADAATLHDAYVFLRTVEHRIQVLQQQQTHNLPNRPQERAHLARRCGFDSCTDFEQRLEHHRQAVMQLYRGLFFAGEEQPEQEFSPEVRLLLDPEADADLLKDVLEANGFRQVDAAWETLARLRDGKMGPPMTRRARRAYEQILPLLVQELLASPQPDLALRHLENFLLGLRAPATFYGLLAEHPKTVALLISLFATSTFLSRFFTLHPDLIDCLVSSSHAQTYKSIEEQRAELSQRLAAYEDNYEMQLDVLRRFRNEEFLRIAFNDLQDSAALASSTQQLSTLAQVCLEQAVRLAQDEMLPRFGLPGSLTTQGVWQQAEFAVLGLGKLGGMELNYHSDLDIIFIYDGPGQTRPAAQTDPARFRALSNQEYFSRLGQRIISVLTLVTREGRVYEIDTRLRPSGNQGPLVTSLPAYEDYHQHQAQLWERQALTKARVVVASAAMRRRIDAVNARMTWEKPLPVELAQEICRLRDRMEKEIAREDSGRFNIKTGRGGLVDVEFITQYLQLLHGQAHPSVRSPNTLEALEALRQAGVLAGCAADSLMQGYRFLRRLENKLRLLHDQSISEISPEPLQLRKLARLLGYEGTLGPPEEQFLEAYRTTTEGLRSLFERYLCPAATEEGELQC
- a CDS encoding ATP-binding protein, with the translated sequence MHNKTAQALSAIQRLAGKAIGDFALLRPDDRVLVALSGGKDSWTLLEVLVQLQKKAPICYQLQPAIVDPGFGGFDHAALRQSVEQRYNLPLHIIATEHANVIREHLRPGSACCAFCARLRRGALYGAADTLGCNVLALGHHRDDALETLLLNQFYSGSLSAMSASLLADNGRHRVIRPLIYVPEALIQRWISSSGLVTQSCNCPQEALIDQKRQAMKTLLDQLEQDIPQVRNSLLNALANVQPRHLLDRKLWPAPSQTGDIETATGAQ
- the extKL gene encoding multiheme c-type cytochrome (seleno)protein ExtKL, with translation MKKLTWIGITTTALCLTASLAFALGAGVGRDGTIVGKKGKAKSLQQLIDMYDSTGCIDCHEDAHNDWAASPHARSIYGTGRAAATMITAMKNGFMSWEYSGVEKTKDIKVEHWMGCMKCHLPQLADAEDKVAVELAETLLEWYDAAVAAVKDPENKKALATRDKHEKTLTSLNINCLVCHNRMAITHKWTDGYPQHNVVYGLNDGAHDDEKFTKMKRSLIMDESIFCGQCHGMGPNLELENPTQCATAYGSYMWAYRADGGQESCQECHMHKSGLGHKILSYSDPTMIDMALDFKVHAYASQWLDGSTLRPKAVVNVEMVNRSGHGIPDGUPTPNRLVLSVKATTEEDDELFEEEVIYMPTPRLMARGNNMGRGPYEKSSILEDTGLHPGKKVEERFDIFFPVEEIETDDGKTAQVAAEREMDVTVQLWYKPFGTMSGAVLWREWQEIISLDKKSKPTTYPSGNPQ
- the extJ gene encoding selenite/tellurite reduction operon protein ExtJ, translated to MAKKLIVLMAAAAFLGGLSTAALAADGKVTAVDGDLVTVQVDKKDAKKISEGDSVTLKVKKGKAPKAGMDALTGC